In a single window of the Desulfuribacillus alkaliarsenatis genome:
- a CDS encoding DUF975 family protein: MEINAELKEQGKQSLEGNWGLAIVACVIVWLLTAAFVEGRANQITTTFNDTMSLLSLVLSGPLAFGLSKIFLRLNRSQKTSFKNLFDGFKYFLQTFVLHILKMIFVFLWLLLLIIPGIIAMLRYAMAYYIMVDNPGIGGLEAIRRSKKMMQGHKGRLFYLWLSFLGWFIFGVMTLGLGFLYVAPYYEATKASFYEDLKKHREVYDSEIEQY; this comes from the coding sequence ATGGAAATTAACGCGGAATTAAAAGAGCAGGGTAAGCAGAGCCTAGAAGGTAATTGGGGTTTAGCTATAGTTGCCTGTGTAATAGTTTGGTTACTAACTGCTGCTTTTGTGGAAGGTAGGGCTAATCAAATTACAACAACTTTCAACGACACAATGTCTTTACTAAGCTTAGTTCTGAGCGGGCCACTTGCCTTTGGTCTAAGCAAGATATTTTTGAGATTGAACCGTTCTCAAAAAACAAGCTTTAAGAATTTATTCGATGGATTTAAATATTTCCTACAAACATTTGTATTACATATACTTAAAATGATTTTTGTTTTCCTGTGGCTATTATTATTGATTATCCCAGGAATAATTGCGATGCTACGATATGCGATGGCTTATTATATTATGGTTGATAACCCGGGAATTGGTGGTCTAGAGGCTATCAGACGTAGCAAAAAAATGATGCAAGGACATAAAGGCCGTCTATTCTACCTGTGGTTAAGCTTCCTCGGCTGGTTTATATTTGGAGTAATGACTTTAGGATTAGGGTTTCTATATGTAGCACCTTACTATGAAGCGACAAAAGCGAGCTTCTATGAAGACTTGAAAAAGCATAGAGAAGTTTATGATTCTGAAATTGAGCAATATTAA
- a CDS encoding ATP-grasp domain-containing protein, with amino-acid sequence MIILDKPYVSKFLQDTIKRLNIPVLKNDAVEELKLSEEIPYLTDEQFVEKYKEDSGKLLYCNSENPINWIANNLAFTRLPAIIQQFKDKVQFRKMLEPMYPEFYYKKVRFDELEALDVSEMKFPFIIKPSVGFFSMGVYKVVSRKAWVHVNKQLQIDALAMAYKYPPEVVDANKLIIEENIDGDEFAIDVYYDRNGNPVILNVLEHIFSSGEDVSDRVYITSKNIIEKHYDRLIEFFEQMGQAFSVNNFPMHVEVRIDRHDNILPIEVNPMRFAGWCTTDLAQHAYGINVYEYYFMQKKPDWKHILKDKAGKVYSIVVADVPKDINIDSIKGFEFELFKKHFQNPLEIRKVDYSKHGVFAFLFAETDEQNMDEIEYIVKSDLKEYILFQQC; translated from the coding sequence ATGATAATACTAGACAAGCCATATGTATCAAAGTTTCTACAAGATACGATAAAGAGGTTAAACATACCTGTTTTAAAAAACGATGCTGTAGAAGAGCTTAAGCTATCTGAAGAGATTCCCTACCTGACTGATGAACAGTTTGTTGAAAAATATAAAGAAGATTCAGGCAAGCTACTTTACTGTAATTCCGAAAACCCAATTAATTGGATTGCTAACAATCTAGCATTTACAAGGCTGCCAGCTATAATCCAACAGTTTAAAGATAAGGTACAGTTTCGAAAGATGTTAGAACCAATGTATCCAGAATTCTATTATAAAAAAGTCCGATTCGATGAATTAGAAGCGTTGGACGTTTCTGAAATGAAATTTCCATTTATCATAAAACCATCTGTCGGTTTTTTTAGCATGGGTGTCTATAAAGTAGTGAGTCGAAAGGCTTGGGTGCATGTTAACAAGCAACTGCAAATAGATGCTTTGGCAATGGCCTATAAATACCCACCTGAGGTTGTCGATGCTAACAAACTTATAATCGAAGAAAACATCGATGGAGATGAATTTGCCATCGATGTATATTATGATAGAAATGGTAATCCAGTTATTCTTAACGTTTTAGAGCATATATTCTCATCAGGTGAAGATGTTAGCGATAGGGTGTATATTACCTCGAAGAATATAATCGAGAAACATTACGACAGATTAATAGAATTTTTTGAACAAATGGGACAGGCTTTTTCTGTGAACAACTTTCCAATGCATGTAGAAGTGCGAATTGATAGGCATGACAACATTCTTCCTATTGAAGTAAATCCTATGCGCTTTGCTGGCTGGTGCACAACCGACTTGGCTCAGCACGCATATGGAATTAATGTTTACGAATATTATTTTATGCAAAAGAAACCAGACTGGAAGCATATATTAAAAGACAAAGCTGGGAAAGTATATAGCATTGTTGTAGCTGATGTACCAAAGGACATAAATATAGATTCGATAAAAGGCTTTGAATTTGAGCTGTTCAAAAAACATTTCCAAAATCCACTAGAAATTAGAAAAGTAGATTATAGTAAACATGGAGTATTTGCTTTTTTGTTCGCAGAAACAGATGAACAAAACATGGATGAAATTGAATATATAGTAAAATCTGACTTGAAGGAGTATATCCTTTTTCAACAGTGTTAG
- a CDS encoding HD domain-containing phosphohydrolase encodes MDFPSRLLACLDIYQALRESRPYRPAMDHKQAMEILKSIGENNKVDSMIVNDIDNIFAATAKTHIS; translated from the coding sequence ATTGATTTCCCCTCACGTTTATTAGCCTGTCTAGATATCTATCAAGCACTGCGAGAAAGCAGACCATACAGGCCCGCTATGGATCACAAACAAGCTATGGAGATACTAAAATCTATAGGTGAAAACAACAAGGTGGACTCTATGATTGTAAATGATATAGATAATATTTTCGCAGCTACCGCTAAAACTCATATCTCTTAA
- a CDS encoding flavodoxin domain-containing protein, whose product MSDRNGISRKQFITRATAAGIGIAFLGGGFFATRSPEVDYYEALQAIDASSNNPHRTLVAYASMYGSTGEVAKEIAETIATHSNTIVDVALIDNITDVSAYDQIIIGAPVKIGAWLPDAVSFVEENRQQLQNKKVSYFLTSMILANSDDATERGEIYNIFNDLEQQIPEVQPVHKGYFAGAIDYDKMAPAMRVAFRMMSSVAGQDSAAGDFRDWNAISAWASELTENVSI is encoded by the coding sequence ATGAGTGATAGAAATGGAATAAGTAGAAAACAGTTTATTACAAGAGCAACAGCAGCTGGAATAGGTATAGCTTTTCTAGGTGGGGGATTCTTTGCAACACGCTCACCTGAGGTTGATTATTACGAGGCTCTCCAAGCAATAGATGCATCCAGTAACAATCCGCATCGGACTCTTGTTGCTTACGCAAGTATGTATGGTAGTACAGGAGAGGTTGCAAAGGAAATTGCCGAGACAATTGCAACACATAGCAATACAATCGTTGACGTAGCTTTAATTGATAACATCACAGACGTTTCTGCGTATGACCAAATCATTATTGGTGCTCCTGTCAAGATTGGTGCTTGGTTGCCCGACGCTGTTTCCTTTGTAGAAGAAAACAGGCAACAACTGCAAAACAAAAAAGTTTCTTATTTCCTGACGAGTATGATATTAGCCAACAGCGATGATGCGACCGAGCGCGGTGAAATCTATAATATTTTTAACGATCTCGAACAACAAATTCCTGAAGTACAGCCTGTACATAAGGGCTACTTCGCAGGTGCTATAGACTATGACAAGATGGCACCAGCAATGAGAGTTGCCTTTAGGATGATGTCTAGCGTAGCTGGTCAAGATAGTGCTGCGGGCGATTTTCGCGACTGGAATGCTATAAGTGCATGGGCTTCTGAACTAACTGAAAATGTAAGCATCTAG
- a CDS encoding DUF6920 family protein, giving the protein MRKVVIIGATVILTILVLIIAASVIATTIFNYKIDKEIDEFLGIQIPSETSIVSQVEIEQLPEPVQNWLLTAGVLESERIYTVRSKQAALARFNKDHGEWTPLKAEQHFTVNEPGFIWSAKFNMAPFLHIAARDMYKDGKGNMLIKFQSLFTIADSTGYEMDQGTMVRYLAEIVWMPTAALEDYIVWEEIDEFSAKATMTYKDVSATGIFTFDEQGNPVHFIADRYGEFDGEFIMLPWVATMSEHTIIDGFKVPVNADITWKLDTGDYTWYSLEVTDIEFNNPVSYN; this is encoded by the coding sequence ATGCGAAAAGTAGTCATTATTGGCGCAACTGTTATATTAACCATTTTAGTTTTGATTATTGCGGCTTCAGTCATCGCCACTACTATATTTAATTATAAAATCGATAAAGAAATCGATGAGTTTCTAGGTATTCAAATCCCGTCAGAGACATCTATAGTTTCTCAAGTAGAAATCGAGCAACTGCCAGAACCAGTTCAAAACTGGTTGCTAACAGCAGGTGTGCTAGAATCCGAACGGATTTATACTGTACGTTCAAAACAAGCTGCCCTCGCCCGCTTTAATAAAGATCACGGCGAATGGACTCCACTGAAAGCAGAACAACATTTCACGGTAAACGAACCTGGTTTTATTTGGAGTGCTAAGTTCAATATGGCGCCATTTCTCCATATTGCTGCTAGGGATATGTACAAAGATGGCAAAGGTAATATGCTGATTAAATTCCAGTCTTTATTTACTATTGCCGATTCAACTGGTTATGAAATGGATCAGGGCACAATGGTACGCTATCTAGCAGAAATCGTTTGGATGCCTACAGCCGCACTTGAAGACTACATTGTCTGGGAAGAAATAGATGAATTTTCTGCGAAGGCTACTATGACATACAAAGACGTCTCAGCGACTGGGATATTCACCTTTGACGAGCAAGGTAATCCAGTCCATTTTATAGCAGATCGTTATGGAGAATTTGATGGTGAATTTATAATGTTACCCTGGGTAGCAACTATGAGTGAGCACACAATTATCGACGGTTTTAAAGTGCCGGTGAACGCCGATATTACTTGGAAGCTTGATACTGGTGATTATACTTGGTACAGCCTTGAAGTTACGGATATCGAGTTTAACAATCCAGTATCATACAATTAG